In Halobacterium sp. R2-5, the following are encoded in one genomic region:
- a CDS encoding DUF4242 domain-containing protein: MSEQDLEDFLILRELDEPITEEELDAAGEQSGEALQELRDEGVGIRWVDSEVMKTDDGKVAGTFCHYRAEDEQAVREHADRAGLPATRIDRRGDPLDGE, encoded by the coding sequence ATGAGCGAACAAGATCTGGAGGACTTTCTCATCCTCCGTGAGCTCGATGAACCGATTACGGAAGAAGAGTTGGACGCAGCCGGTGAACAGTCCGGCGAAGCACTGCAAGAGCTCCGGGACGAAGGCGTCGGAATCAGATGGGTTGATTCGGAAGTGATGAAAACTGACGACGGCAAAGTGGCGGGAACATTCTGCCACTATCGAGCGGAAGATGAACAAGCAGTCCGCGAGCACGCCGACCGGGCGGGCCTTCCAGCGACCCGAATTGACCGGCGTGGCGACCCTCTTGACGGTGAATAA
- a CDS encoding methyl-accepting chemotaxis protein, producing MGGTLDALAGDAAGWQPLTEQFFADYPEPLFVVDDDGTIVLWNDAVAEMTGLPREQAVGVPAIEVFGTEGEDETLADVVMRVGEPIREDDVRSAEMGGRELHAQASATPLHDPEDGVVGAVEVLTLVTDVVEQRQRVERVQRTLSEEVEGAVEELRAASDNVAQSSADIEELAAGQADDLDEVAGEVSTFSATVEEVAASVDEVREQSADAVERARESREAAEHVLDAVDEFAATAEVVEGNTDELRENLDEIDRVVDVITDIAEQTNMLALNANIEAARAGEAGSGFAVVADEVKDLAEQSQSEVEEIEALVAAIQADSRETTESVAEATDLVEDAREAAEALVENQRAIETAVRETTEGMDEIANATDDQAASAEEIATVVDDVAERADHVAEETASLAAAHEQQSAMLADIEEAIREAERELGEE from the coding sequence ATGGGTGGAACACTCGACGCGCTCGCCGGCGACGCCGCCGGCTGGCAGCCGCTGACCGAACAGTTCTTCGCCGACTACCCGGAGCCGCTGTTCGTCGTCGACGACGACGGCACCATCGTGCTCTGGAACGACGCCGTCGCCGAGATGACGGGGCTGCCCCGCGAGCAGGCGGTCGGCGTCCCCGCCATCGAGGTGTTCGGGACGGAGGGCGAAGACGAGACGCTCGCGGACGTCGTGATGCGGGTCGGCGAGCCGATTCGCGAGGACGACGTTCGGTCCGCGGAGATGGGCGGCCGGGAGCTGCACGCGCAGGCGTCCGCGACGCCGCTGCACGACCCCGAAGACGGCGTCGTCGGCGCGGTGGAAGTGCTCACGCTCGTCACCGACGTGGTCGAGCAGCGCCAGCGCGTCGAGCGCGTCCAGCGGACGCTCTCCGAGGAGGTCGAGGGCGCCGTCGAGGAGCTACGGGCCGCCAGCGACAACGTCGCCCAGTCCAGTGCGGATATCGAGGAGCTCGCGGCGGGGCAGGCCGACGACCTCGACGAGGTCGCCGGGGAGGTGTCGACGTTCAGCGCGACCGTCGAGGAGGTCGCGGCGAGCGTCGACGAGGTGCGCGAGCAGAGCGCGGACGCCGTCGAGCGCGCCCGCGAGTCCCGGGAGGCCGCCGAGCACGTCCTCGACGCCGTCGACGAGTTCGCCGCGACCGCGGAGGTCGTCGAGGGGAACACGGACGAGCTCCGCGAGAACCTCGACGAGATCGACCGCGTGGTGGACGTCATCACGGACATCGCCGAGCAGACGAACATGCTCGCGCTGAACGCCAACATCGAGGCCGCGCGCGCCGGCGAAGCCGGGAGCGGGTTCGCCGTCGTCGCGGACGAGGTGAAGGACCTCGCCGAGCAGTCCCAGTCCGAAGTCGAGGAGATCGAGGCGCTGGTCGCGGCCATCCAGGCGGACAGCCGGGAGACCACCGAGAGCGTCGCGGAGGCGACCGACCTCGTCGAAGACGCCCGCGAGGCCGCCGAGGCGCTCGTGGAGAACCAGCGCGCCATCGAGACGGCCGTCCGGGAGACCACGGAGGGGATGGACGAGATCGCGAACGCGACCGACGACCAGGCAGCCAGCGCCGAGGAGATCGCGACCGTCGTCGACGACGTCGCGGAGCGCGCCGACCACGTCGCCGAGGAGACGGCGAGCCTCGCGGCCGCCCACGAGCAGCAGTCCGCGATGCTCGCGGACATCGAGGAGGCGATCCGGGAGGCCGAGCGCGAGCTCGGCGAGGAGTAG
- a CDS encoding D-2-hydroxyacid dehydrogenase: protein MPDITVLRTGAHGTRMSEYADALRDRLPDQDVAVARTPAEERELVADARVVTGVDIDEALLSEAEDIELFAGAYAGYEHLPLEEFESRGVPVTNAAGVHAPSASEQVLGYVLTFARRLHEGIRRQRHREYRHYQAYELKGSTVTVVGLGAIGEAVVERLQGFDVDTIGVRYTPEKGGPTDEVVGFDDDALHGAFARTDYLVLACPLTDTTRNLVDEATFDTLPPESVLVNVARGPVVDQDALVSAIRREHIRGAALDVTDPEPLPEDHPLWNFENVVVTPHNAGQTPEYWDRLADIVATNVPRLDTDEELRNRVA from the coding sequence ATGCCAGACATCACAGTCCTCCGCACGGGCGCGCACGGCACCCGGATGTCGGAGTACGCCGACGCGCTGCGAGACCGGCTCCCCGACCAGGACGTCGCGGTGGCGCGGACGCCCGCCGAGGAGCGCGAACTCGTCGCGGACGCCCGCGTCGTGACAGGCGTGGACATCGACGAGGCGCTGCTGTCCGAAGCCGAGGACATCGAGCTGTTCGCGGGCGCGTACGCCGGCTACGAGCACCTGCCGCTCGAAGAATTCGAATCGCGTGGCGTCCCGGTGACGAACGCCGCGGGCGTGCACGCGCCGAGCGCCTCCGAGCAAGTGCTGGGGTACGTGCTGACGTTCGCGCGCCGCCTCCACGAGGGGATTCGACGCCAGCGGCACCGCGAGTACCGCCACTACCAGGCGTACGAGCTGAAAGGCTCGACGGTGACCGTGGTCGGCCTCGGCGCCATCGGCGAGGCCGTCGTCGAGCGCCTCCAGGGGTTCGACGTGGACACCATCGGCGTGCGGTACACGCCCGAGAAGGGCGGACCCACGGACGAAGTCGTCGGATTCGACGACGACGCGCTCCACGGCGCGTTCGCGCGCACCGACTACCTCGTGCTGGCGTGCCCGCTGACGGACACCACGCGGAACCTCGTGGACGAGGCGACCTTCGACACGCTGCCGCCGGAGAGCGTGCTCGTGAACGTCGCTCGCGGCCCGGTCGTCGACCAGGACGCGCTGGTGTCGGCGATTCGCCGCGAACACATCCGCGGGGCGGCCCTCGACGTCACCGACCCCGAGCCGCTACCCGAGGACCACCCGCTGTGGAACTTCGAGAACGTCGTCGTGACGCCGCACAACGCCGGCCAGACGCCCGAGTACTGGGATCGCCTCGCGGACATCGTCGCGACGAACGTCCCGCGCCTCGATACGGACGAGGAGCTGCGCAACCGCGTCGCCTAG
- the hisD gene encoding histidinol dehydrogenase produces MDYEAAADLGPDRRRALFERTAGVESVRSTVRDIVDRVREEGDVALRQYASEFDDVELGNVDVTDDAERAYEGLDDETREAIEAAAENVREFHEAQLPEDWRREFSDGRELGRRFRPIDRVGVYAPGGTAAYPSSVLMGVIPAKVAGVEQVAVATPPAEEMNPVTLAAMHVAGADRVYASGGAQAVAALAYGTETVDRVQKVVGPGNKFVTAAKAEVRGDVEIDFLAGPSELLVVADETAEPGYVAADLLAQAEHDPESSVVAITDDEATADAICEEVEARIDDREREDTIREALGGDASGVFVARSMSEAVLFAEEYAAEHLSIQADDDEALLDRIDSAGSVFLGPYAPVAAGDYATGTNHVLPTNGKAKVAGGLSVDTFLRSTTVQRLDESALADLRETVTTLADAEGLDAHAASVDARFED; encoded by the coding sequence ATGGACTACGAAGCCGCCGCGGACCTCGGGCCGGACCGCCGCCGCGCGCTGTTCGAGCGCACGGCGGGCGTGGAGTCGGTCCGCTCGACGGTCCGGGACATCGTCGACCGGGTCCGCGAGGAGGGCGACGTGGCGCTGCGACAGTACGCCAGCGAGTTCGACGACGTGGAGCTCGGGAACGTCGACGTGACCGACGACGCCGAGCGCGCGTACGAGGGACTCGACGACGAGACGCGCGAGGCCATCGAGGCCGCCGCCGAGAACGTCCGGGAGTTCCACGAGGCCCAGCTCCCCGAGGACTGGCGCCGCGAGTTCTCCGACGGCCGCGAGCTCGGGCGGCGGTTCCGCCCCATCGACCGCGTCGGCGTGTACGCGCCCGGCGGCACCGCGGCGTACCCGTCGTCGGTGCTGATGGGCGTGATTCCGGCGAAGGTCGCGGGCGTCGAGCAGGTCGCGGTCGCGACGCCGCCCGCCGAGGAGATGAATCCGGTGACGCTGGCGGCGATGCACGTCGCGGGCGCCGACCGCGTGTACGCCTCCGGCGGCGCGCAGGCCGTCGCGGCGCTCGCGTACGGCACCGAGACCGTCGACCGCGTGCAGAAGGTCGTCGGCCCGGGCAACAAGTTCGTCACCGCGGCGAAGGCCGAAGTCCGCGGGGACGTCGAGATCGACTTCCTCGCCGGGCCCTCCGAACTGCTCGTCGTCGCCGACGAGACGGCCGAACCCGGGTACGTCGCGGCGGACCTGCTCGCGCAGGCCGAGCACGACCCCGAATCGAGCGTCGTCGCGATTACGGACGACGAGGCGACCGCCGACGCAATCTGCGAGGAAGTCGAGGCGCGCATCGACGACCGGGAGCGCGAGGACACGATTCGGGAGGCCCTCGGGGGCGACGCCAGCGGCGTGTTCGTCGCGCGCTCGATGAGCGAGGCGGTGCTGTTCGCCGAGGAGTACGCCGCCGAGCACCTCTCGATTCAGGCCGACGACGACGAGGCGCTGCTCGACCGCATCGACTCGGCGGGGTCGGTGTTCCTCGGGCCGTACGCGCCCGTCGCCGCGGGCGACTACGCGACCGGGACGAACCACGTGCTCCCGACGAACGGGAAGGCGAAGGTCGCGGGCGGGCTCTCAGTGGACACGTTCCTCCGCTCGACGACCGTCCAGCGCCTCGACGAGAGCGCGCTCGCGGACCTCCGGGAGACCGTGACGACGCTCGCGGACGCCGAAGGGCTGGACGCGCACGCCGCGAGCGTCGACGCCCGCTTCGAGGACTGA
- a CDS encoding SufS family cysteine desulfurase — protein sequence MSFDAEEVRADFPILDREVGDGQPLVYLDNAATTQTPDRVSSVEKAYYDEYNANVHRGIHTLSHEASVAYEDAHDRLAEFVGADGREEMVFTKNATEAVNLVAYGLADRLGPEDAIVTTEMEHHASLVTWQQLAERTGADLRYVEVDDDGTLDVEQAKDVVDGDVEIVSVAHVSNVLGTVNPVRELADLAHDAGGVVVVDGAQSVPTRPVDVEELGADFLAFSGHKMAGPTGIGCLYGREELLEEMEPFLFGGEMIRHVTFDESTWNELPWKFEAGTPPIAEGIALAEAADYLDELGMDAVREHENELAQYLLRELAERENAETYGPPPGVERTGLVAFNVDGVHGHDLSELLDDRGIAVRAGDHCTQPLHDILDVPGSVRASFYVYSTRQDVDALLDATEDAPARRDDLLASERYHDSVLDHFKRQPNAGGLADPTFSKHSAETSCGDDGEFHVDVAGDGTIAEIGFVSQSCAVSSAVASILADDLEGRPVEALTNLEGRIEELLEGQYPDMRKECVVGPEDVIREGATEHLDAARGASGAATD from the coding sequence ATGAGCTTCGACGCCGAGGAGGTGCGGGCGGACTTCCCGATTCTCGACCGCGAGGTCGGGGACGGGCAGCCGCTGGTCTACCTCGACAACGCGGCGACCACGCAGACCCCCGACCGCGTGTCGTCGGTCGAGAAGGCGTACTACGACGAGTACAACGCGAACGTCCACCGCGGCATCCACACGCTCAGCCACGAGGCCTCGGTCGCCTACGAGGACGCCCACGACCGGCTCGCGGAGTTCGTGGGGGCGGACGGCCGCGAGGAGATGGTCTTCACGAAGAACGCCACGGAGGCCGTGAACCTCGTGGCGTACGGACTCGCGGACCGTCTCGGCCCCGAGGACGCCATCGTCACGACCGAGATGGAGCACCACGCGTCGCTCGTGACGTGGCAGCAGCTCGCCGAGCGCACGGGCGCGGACCTCCGGTACGTCGAGGTCGACGACGACGGCACGCTCGACGTGGAGCAGGCCAAAGACGTCGTCGACGGCGACGTCGAAATCGTCTCGGTCGCGCACGTCTCGAACGTCCTCGGCACCGTCAACCCCGTCCGCGAGCTCGCTGACCTCGCGCACGACGCGGGCGGCGTGGTCGTCGTGGACGGCGCCCAGTCGGTGCCCACGCGGCCCGTCGACGTCGAGGAACTGGGGGCGGACTTCCTCGCGTTCTCCGGACACAAGATGGCGGGCCCCACCGGTATCGGCTGTCTCTACGGCCGCGAGGAACTCCTGGAGGAGATGGAACCGTTCCTGTTCGGCGGGGAGATGATCCGCCACGTCACGTTCGACGAGTCGACGTGGAACGAGCTCCCGTGGAAGTTCGAAGCGGGCACGCCGCCCATCGCGGAGGGCATCGCGCTCGCGGAGGCCGCCGACTACCTCGACGAGCTCGGGATGGACGCGGTCCGCGAGCACGAGAACGAACTCGCGCAGTACCTCCTCCGCGAGCTCGCCGAGCGCGAGAACGCCGAGACGTACGGCCCGCCGCCGGGCGTCGAGCGCACCGGCCTCGTGGCGTTCAACGTCGACGGCGTCCACGGCCACGACCTCTCCGAACTCCTCGACGACCGCGGTATCGCGGTGCGCGCGGGCGACCACTGCACCCAGCCGCTGCACGACATCCTCGACGTCCCCGGCTCCGTGCGGGCGTCGTTCTACGTCTACAGCACCCGCCAGGACGTCGACGCGCTGCTGGACGCCACCGAGGACGCGCCCGCGCGTCGCGACGACCTGCTGGCCTCGGAGCGCTACCACGACAGCGTCCTCGACCACTTCAAGCGCCAGCCGAACGCGGGCGGGCTCGCGGACCCGACGTTCAGCAAGCACTCCGCGGAGACCAGCTGCGGCGACGACGGCGAGTTCCACGTCGACGTGGCCGGCGACGGCACCATCGCCGAGATCGGGTTCGTGAGCCAGTCGTGTGCGGTCTCCAGCGCGGTCGCGAGCATCCTCGCCGACGACCTCGAAGGGCGGCCCGTGGAAGCGCTAACGAACCTGGAGGGACGCATCGAGGAGCTCCTGGAGGGCCAGTACCCGGACATGCGCAAGGAGTGCGTGGTCGGCCCGGAGGACGTCATCCGCGAGGGCGCGACCGAGCACCTCGACGCCGCTCGCGGCGCGTCGGGGGCGGCGACGGACTGA
- a CDS encoding iron-sulfur cluster assembly accessory protein — MSATVENGEGDAVVTATEDAAEQARDLMDGEDMDASEAGLRLYVQQGGCAGLSYGMRFENEPEPEDQIFESNGLRLFVDQSSLNYIGGSQLDFEGGLQGAGFHVQNPNVESECGCGESFRT; from the coding sequence ATGAGCGCGACCGTCGAGAACGGGGAGGGAGACGCGGTGGTCACCGCCACCGAGGACGCGGCCGAGCAGGCACGCGACCTCATGGACGGTGAGGACATGGACGCCTCGGAAGCCGGCCTGCGACTGTACGTCCAGCAGGGCGGCTGCGCGGGGCTGTCCTACGGGATGCGTTTCGAGAACGAGCCCGAGCCCGAGGACCAGATCTTCGAGAGCAACGGCCTGCGGCTGTTCGTCGACCAGTCCAGTCTGAACTACATCGGCGGCAGCCAGCTCGACTTCGAGGGCGGGTTACAGGGCGCGGGCTTCCACGTCCAGAACCCGAACGTCGAGAGCGAGTGCGGCTGCGGCGAGTCCTTCCGGACTTAA